A genomic segment from Aegilops tauschii subsp. strangulata cultivar AL8/78 chromosome 1, Aet v6.0, whole genome shotgun sequence encodes:
- the LOC109732817 gene encoding auxin-responsive protein SAUR32 codes for MHLRQQQQQHHRAEMVAPKGCVTVRVGAEGEEQRRFAVPLDHLKHPLFGALLDEAEREYGFRHQGAIAIPCRVDRFVHVERLIDRDLGAHGHQLVDLDCGAATAHGHGHLHLPRFVGCFRA; via the coding sequence ATGCACCtcaggcagcagcagcagcagcaccacAGGGCGGAGATGGTGGCGCCCAAGGGGTGCGTGACGGTGCGCGTGGGGGCGGAGGGGGAGGAGCAGCGCCGCTTCGCCGTGCCGCTCGACCACCTCAAGCACCCGCTCTTCGGGGCCCTGCTCGATGAGGCCGAACGCGAGTACGGCTTCAGGCACCAGGGCGCCATCGCCATCCCCTGCCGCGTCGACCGCTTCGTCCACGTCGAGCGCCTCATCGACCGCGACCTCGGCGCGCACGGCCACCAGCTCGTCGACCTCGACTGCGGCGCCGCCACCGCCCACGGCCACGGCCACCTCCACCTGCCGCGCTTCGTCGGCTGCTTCCGCGCCTGA